In Afipia sp. GAS231, a single window of DNA contains:
- a CDS encoding alpha-hydroxy acid oxidase, with amino-acid sequence MKHITCIEDLRLLHQRRVPKAFFDYADRGSYTEDTLRANHDDLQQIKFRQRVLVDVSKRDLSTTILGEPAAMPLILAPVGLLGMQYGDGEIHACRAAQAAGIPFTQSTMSICSIEDIAAAVDKPFWFQLYVMKDRGFIKSLIERAIAAKCSALVLTVDLQVIGQRHQDIKNGMTVPPEWSLSKLIDFASKPAWVSGVLQGKRRTFGNLAGHLKVSDDITSLSTWINSQFDTSLNWKDIDWIRSIWPGKLILKGILDVEDAEIAAKTGAQAIVVSNHGGRQLDGAPSSIEVLPEIVDEVGSQVEIMFDGGIRSGQDVMRALALGAKSCMIGRAYAYGLGAGGEAGVAKALDILAKELITTMGLCGVNTIAEIDDHVLAI; translated from the coding sequence ATGAAGCACATCACCTGCATTGAGGATCTGCGCTTGCTGCACCAGCGCCGCGTGCCGAAGGCGTTTTTCGACTATGCGGACCGCGGCTCCTACACCGAGGACACGCTGCGCGCCAACCACGACGACCTGCAGCAGATCAAGTTCCGCCAGCGCGTCCTGGTCGACGTCTCGAAACGCGATCTCTCGACCACGATCCTCGGCGAGCCCGCCGCGATGCCGCTGATCCTAGCGCCGGTCGGCCTGCTCGGCATGCAATATGGCGACGGCGAGATTCACGCCTGCCGCGCGGCGCAGGCCGCCGGCATTCCCTTTACCCAGAGCACGATGTCGATCTGTTCGATCGAGGACATCGCGGCTGCCGTCGACAAGCCGTTCTGGTTCCAGCTCTACGTGATGAAGGACCGCGGCTTCATCAAGTCGCTGATCGAGCGCGCGATCGCCGCCAAGTGCTCAGCGCTGGTGCTCACCGTCGACCTGCAGGTGATCGGGCAGCGCCATCAGGACATCAAGAACGGCATGACCGTGCCGCCGGAATGGTCGCTGTCGAAGCTGATCGACTTCGCCAGCAAGCCGGCCTGGGTCTCCGGCGTGCTGCAGGGCAAGCGCCGCACCTTCGGCAACCTCGCCGGCCATCTCAAGGTCAGCGACGACATCACGTCGCTGTCGACCTGGATCAATTCGCAGTTCGACACCTCGCTGAACTGGAAGGACATCGACTGGATCCGCAGCATCTGGCCGGGCAAGCTGATCCTCAAGGGCATTCTCGACGTCGAGGATGCCGAGATCGCCGCCAAGACCGGCGCGCAGGCAATCGTGGTCTCCAACCACGGCGGCCGTCAGCTCGACGGCGCGCCGTCGTCGATCGAGGTGCTGCCTGAAATCGTCGACGAGGTCGGCTCGCAGGTGGAAATCATGTTCGACGGCGGCATCCGCTCAGGCCAGGACGTGATGCGTGCGCTGGCGCTCGGCGCCAAATCCTGCATGATCGGCCGCGCCTATGCCTACGGGCTCGGCGCCGGCGGCGAGGCCGGCGTTGCGAAGGCGCTCGACATTCTCGCCAAGGAACTCATCACCACGATGGGCCTCTGCGGTGTCAACACCATCGCCGAAATCGACGATCACGTGCTGGCGATCTAG
- a CDS encoding CBS domain-containing protein translates to MRAHQVMTRAVITVTPDTPIAEAADVMLRHHVSGLPVLDDAKKLVGILSESDFLHRSEIGTGRKRARWLQFLLGPGAEGADFVREHGRKVGEVMTRNPVTVEEDASLDDIVRTMEKNNVKRLPVMKGVALAGIVSRANLLRAVASMAGDVPDPTSDDDHIRERITRAVSQALWRPIGFQATVRNGIVHLHGIIFDERSRQATIVAAENTAGVKEVHDRLVWVDNYSGFYIEPTEDQRAAS, encoded by the coding sequence ATGCGTGCCCATCAAGTCATGACGCGCGCCGTCATTACGGTGACGCCCGATACCCCGATCGCCGAAGCCGCTGATGTGATGCTGAGGCACCACGTGAGCGGGTTGCCGGTGCTGGACGACGCGAAAAAGCTGGTCGGCATCCTCTCGGAGAGCGATTTCCTGCATCGTTCCGAAATCGGCACCGGACGCAAACGCGCGAGGTGGCTTCAGTTTCTGCTTGGGCCGGGAGCGGAAGGAGCCGATTTCGTCCGCGAACACGGGCGCAAGGTCGGTGAAGTGATGACGCGTAATCCGGTCACCGTTGAGGAAGATGCTTCGCTCGACGACATCGTCCGGACGATGGAGAAGAACAACGTCAAGCGCTTGCCCGTGATGAAAGGGGTTGCGCTTGCCGGCATCGTCAGCCGGGCCAATCTGTTGCGGGCGGTCGCCAGCATGGCGGGCGACGTTCCTGATCCGACGTCCGACGACGATCATATCCGGGAGCGGATTACCCGCGCAGTATCGCAGGCGCTTTGGCGTCCGATTGGATTTCAGGCGACGGTGCGAAATGGAATCGTTCATCTCCACGGCATCATCTTCGACGAGCGCTCACGCCAGGCGACCATCGTCGCTGCCGAAAATACCGCCGGCGTGAAAGAGGTGCATGATCGCCTCGTCTGGGTCGACAATTATTCCGGGTTCTATATCGAGCCCACCGAGGATCAGCGTGCTGCGAGCTAG
- the glmM gene encoding phosphoglucosamine mutase — protein sequence MSRKYFGTDGIRGRANGLITPELALKVGQAAGLVFQRGDHRHRVVIGKDTRLSGYMIEYAMVAGFTSVGMDVLLLGPIPTPAVAMLTKSMRADLGVMISASHNLFEDNGIKLFGPQGFKLSDDVEKQIEQLLDEPIDRHLAQSASLGRARRIDGVHDRYIEFAKRTLPRELSLDGLRVVIDCAHGAAYKVVPEALWELGADVVAMGVDPDGFNINKECGSTSPEALSRKVREMRADIGIALDGDADRVILVDERGHVVDGDQLLAVIAQSWKEDGRLAKPGIVATVMSNLGLERFLEGQGIGMVRTPVGDRYVLEQMLKQGYNLGGEPSGHIILSDYATTGDGFVAALQVLAVVQKLRRPVSEVCHRFDPLPQILKNVRYRSGKPLDHANVQSAIVDGERRLNGHGRLLVRSSGTEPVIRVMGEGDDRILVEEIVDQICDALGHAAAA from the coding sequence ATGAGTCGCAAATATTTCGGTACCGACGGGATTCGGGGCCGCGCCAATGGTCTCATCACACCGGAGCTCGCGCTCAAGGTGGGGCAGGCGGCCGGACTGGTGTTTCAGCGCGGCGATCACCGCCATCGCGTGGTGATCGGCAAGGACACGCGCCTCTCCGGCTACATGATCGAATACGCCATGGTGGCGGGCTTCACCTCGGTCGGCATGGACGTGCTGCTGCTCGGCCCGATCCCGACGCCGGCGGTGGCGATGCTGACCAAATCGATGCGCGCCGATCTCGGCGTGATGATTTCGGCCTCCCACAACCTGTTCGAGGACAACGGCATCAAGCTGTTCGGCCCGCAGGGCTTCAAATTGTCCGATGACGTCGAGAAGCAGATCGAGCAGTTGCTGGACGAGCCGATCGATCGCCATCTGGCGCAGAGCGCCAGCCTCGGCCGGGCTCGCCGCATCGACGGCGTCCACGACCGCTACATCGAATTCGCCAAGCGCACGCTGCCGCGCGAGCTCTCGCTCGACGGCCTGCGCGTCGTGATCGACTGCGCCCACGGCGCCGCCTACAAGGTGGTGCCGGAAGCGCTGTGGGAGCTTGGCGCCGACGTCGTCGCGATGGGCGTCGATCCCGATGGTTTCAACATCAACAAGGAGTGCGGCTCGACTTCGCCGGAAGCGCTGAGCAGGAAGGTGCGCGAGATGCGCGCCGACATCGGCATCGCGCTCGACGGCGACGCCGACCGCGTCATCCTGGTCGACGAGCGCGGCCATGTGGTCGACGGCGACCAGCTACTCGCGGTGATCGCGCAGAGCTGGAAGGAAGACGGCCGTCTCGCCAAACCCGGCATCGTCGCCACCGTGATGTCCAATCTCGGGCTCGAACGCTTCCTCGAAGGCCAGGGCATCGGCATGGTGCGCACGCCGGTCGGCGACCGCTACGTGCTCGAGCAGATGCTGAAGCAGGGCTACAATCTCGGCGGCGAACCGTCGGGCCACATCATCCTGTCCGACTACGCCACCACCGGCGACGGCTTCGTCGCAGCACTTCAGGTGCTCGCCGTGGTGCAGAAGCTTCGCCGTCCGGTGTCGGAAGTCTGCCACCGTTTCGATCCGCTGCCGCAGATCCTCAAGAACGTGCGCTACCGCAGCGGCAAACCGCTCGACCATGCCAACGTGCAGTCGGCGATCGTCGACGGCGAAAGGCGCCTCAACGGCCACGGCCGCCTGCTGGTCCGCTCCTCCGGCACCGAGCCGGTGATCCGGGTGATGGGCGAGGGCGACGACCGCATCC
- a CDS encoding Crp/Fnr family transcriptional regulator: protein MTSIASCAGPEAGSWQHGRSTNGCDDCKVRLFSVCGALAPSELDELDRISQVRMFAAKATLFEQDALAGSVFNVTEGVVRLCKSLPDGRRQIVGFALAGDFLGLALMNRYSVAAEAVTEVRACRFTRSAFLSYVDERPHLLRRLHEFAGHELSLAQDQMLLLGRKTAEEKVAAFLLNLQARYGRIGSVSVNVPLPMSRQDIADYLGLTIETVSRTLTKLGRKKALVIVPDGVRLLNATALEQLAA from the coding sequence ATGACATCGATCGCATCTTGCGCCGGACCGGAGGCAGGCAGTTGGCAGCATGGGCGCAGTACGAATGGCTGCGACGATTGCAAGGTTCGCCTGTTCAGCGTCTGCGGCGCGCTGGCGCCTTCGGAGCTCGACGAACTGGACCGGATCAGCCAGGTCAGGATGTTTGCGGCGAAGGCCACCCTGTTCGAACAGGATGCGCTGGCGGGCAGCGTCTTCAATGTCACCGAGGGCGTGGTGCGGCTCTGCAAGTCGTTGCCCGACGGCCGGCGGCAGATCGTGGGTTTTGCACTCGCCGGCGATTTTCTCGGCCTCGCGCTGATGAACCGTTACAGCGTTGCGGCGGAAGCGGTGACCGAAGTGAGAGCATGCCGGTTCACGCGCTCGGCGTTTCTTAGCTATGTTGACGAGCGGCCGCATCTGCTGCGCCGTCTGCACGAATTCGCCGGCCATGAACTGAGCCTCGCGCAGGACCAGATGCTGTTGTTGGGCCGCAAGACCGCGGAGGAAAAGGTCGCGGCCTTCCTGCTCAACCTGCAGGCACGCTATGGCCGGATCGGATCGGTCTCGGTCAATGTGCCGTTGCCGATGAGCCGACAGGATATTGCCGATTATCTCGGCCTCACCATCGAGACCGTCAGCCGTACCTTGACCAAGCTCGGCCGCAAGAAGGCGCTGGTGATCGTACCCGATGGCGTGCGCCTGCTCAACGCCACCGCGCTGGAGCAACTCGCGGCGTGA